In Stieleria varia, one genomic interval encodes:
- a CDS encoding serine/threonine-protein kinase: protein MIINEDDRNPVEVLAEEFLQRRRANENVSISEYEEVYPELSGEVRKIFRAMLAMERFKQSTVAPSEPSTVSEIADLKQLGDFRILREIGRGGMGIVYEAEQQSLRRRVAVKVFPKKMLQSSRQLERFHREARTAAQLHHTNIVPVFGVGQHDDLHFFVMQRIDGVPLDVYITGMSGQPGSSVSEKTPAPNGRIASASTQSQIKPVSTDAGDTPDPGSSGTWQRPGDSARAKKSRFHLSDAVSPSDRIDGNWIADVGIQIAQAVAYAHRQNVLHRDIKPSNLILDPHGTVWVSDFGLATSLETGNAEIATEPGQPPSSQAEIAGTLRYMAPECFDGRHTVHADIYGLGLTLYELLTLQPAFFERSRLRLIERIQKADFPPPSQINPATPKDLEAIILKAVAFDPSQRYDSMDEFAQDLTRFTQGRPVHARRIGPAGRLWRWSRRSPIVAGLTATLALGAIVSFALVGKQWRKAIAENQRAEANLSLALESMDQILERFGSGWMAHPYTSEVEGDGETTTSDVNFQIAVSDHNAAVLQNALKFYDQFAAQNASNITLQRDTAKVHRRVGDIYDRLGQHEKAEDAYRRSLQILNADTLHQTSGDSAAELALEKAGTLNQMGLTLFAKSEFESAKIAFDEAQRVLENSSKVGDTRFQAELANTHNHLGPTLWLLGKGRLASQHHRQAVAILEKIVGNDPQDASHRLALAHAYRNVFMQATPWEDNREELNRIRSSGISLLESLVTDFPNVPDYQCELSEILTETYSRRCDVESEELSQRLRKAVSLARKLTQSHPTIPRYRAALGKSLQTLGDVMSRTDRVAANESLSQSVRIYRSLVTQFSDIPVYHLMFAFSLKDHGENLIEMEQLSEAQVVIQEAIEQQRRYIEFRPNSPFSRRMLRRLESLMAKANAPT, encoded by the coding sequence ATGATCATCAATGAAGACGACCGCAATCCGGTCGAAGTCCTTGCGGAGGAATTCTTGCAACGCCGCCGGGCCAACGAGAACGTTTCTATCAGCGAATACGAAGAGGTGTATCCCGAATTGTCAGGGGAAGTCCGAAAGATCTTTCGAGCGATGTTGGCGATGGAGCGATTCAAGCAATCCACTGTCGCGCCGTCCGAACCGTCAACGGTCAGTGAAATCGCAGATCTGAAACAGTTGGGCGATTTTCGTATCCTGCGCGAAATCGGTCGTGGTGGCATGGGCATCGTCTACGAAGCCGAGCAGCAATCGCTCCGCCGGCGCGTTGCGGTGAAGGTGTTTCCCAAAAAGATGCTGCAGAGTTCTCGACAGCTGGAACGATTTCATCGAGAAGCCCGCACTGCCGCCCAGCTGCACCACACCAACATCGTGCCCGTGTTCGGTGTAGGACAACACGACGACCTGCATTTTTTTGTCATGCAGCGGATCGACGGCGTACCGCTGGACGTCTACATCACCGGCATGTCGGGGCAACCCGGTTCCAGCGTGTCAGAGAAAACTCCTGCGCCCAATGGACGGATTGCCTCCGCGAGCACTCAGAGCCAAATCAAGCCGGTATCGACCGATGCCGGAGACACACCGGATCCTGGATCCAGCGGTACGTGGCAGCGCCCTGGTGATTCAGCAAGAGCAAAGAAGTCGCGATTCCATCTCAGCGATGCCGTCTCCCCGTCCGACCGGATCGACGGAAATTGGATTGCAGACGTTGGCATTCAGATCGCGCAAGCGGTCGCGTACGCGCACCGACAAAACGTGTTGCACCGTGACATCAAACCTAGCAACCTGATTCTCGATCCACATGGAACGGTCTGGGTCTCCGATTTCGGCTTGGCCACCTCTTTGGAAACTGGCAACGCCGAGATCGCAACGGAACCTGGGCAGCCCCCCTCATCGCAAGCAGAGATCGCGGGGACCCTTCGTTACATGGCTCCCGAATGTTTTGACGGTCGTCACACCGTACACGCTGACATCTATGGATTGGGGCTGACGCTCTATGAATTGCTGACACTGCAGCCGGCATTTTTCGAGCGAAGTCGATTGAGATTGATCGAGAGAATTCAGAAGGCGGATTTTCCTCCACCATCTCAAATCAATCCTGCGACCCCCAAAGACTTGGAAGCGATCATTCTAAAGGCCGTCGCGTTTGATCCGTCACAGCGATACGATTCCATGGACGAATTCGCTCAAGACCTGACGCGTTTCACTCAAGGACGACCGGTACACGCCCGCAGGATCGGCCCGGCAGGACGCTTGTGGCGATGGAGTCGACGAAGTCCGATTGTCGCGGGCCTGACCGCCACACTGGCGCTCGGTGCCATCGTCTCCTTTGCCCTCGTCGGCAAACAATGGCGAAAAGCAATCGCAGAGAATCAACGCGCCGAAGCCAACTTGTCACTGGCGCTGGAGTCGATGGACCAGATCCTCGAACGCTTTGGTTCAGGATGGATGGCTCATCCCTATACGTCCGAAGTCGAAGGCGATGGTGAGACCACCACCTCCGACGTCAACTTTCAGATCGCCGTCTCAGATCACAACGCCGCTGTGCTGCAAAACGCTTTGAAGTTTTACGATCAATTCGCCGCGCAAAACGCCAGCAACATTACGCTGCAGAGAGATACCGCTAAAGTTCACCGGCGAGTGGGGGATATCTACGATCGACTGGGACAACACGAAAAAGCCGAAGATGCGTACCGCCGATCGTTGCAGATTCTCAACGCCGACACTCTGCATCAGACCTCCGGCGATAGTGCTGCGGAGTTGGCACTGGAGAAAGCGGGGACGCTCAACCAAATGGGACTGACTCTGTTCGCAAAGAGTGAATTCGAATCCGCAAAGATAGCCTTTGACGAAGCACAACGTGTTCTGGAGAACTCCTCCAAAGTAGGCGATACACGATTCCAAGCCGAACTGGCCAATACGCATAATCATCTCGGCCCGACACTATGGCTGCTGGGGAAAGGCAGACTCGCATCTCAACATCATCGGCAGGCAGTCGCCATCTTGGAAAAGATCGTCGGGAATGATCCTCAAGATGCCTCGCACCGATTGGCGCTCGCACACGCCTATCGCAACGTCTTCATGCAGGCGACTCCTTGGGAAGACAATCGGGAGGAACTGAACAGGATTCGATCGTCCGGGATCTCTCTGTTGGAATCCTTGGTGACGGATTTTCCAAACGTCCCGGACTACCAATGCGAACTCAGCGAGATTCTGACAGAGACGTATTCACGTCGCTGTGACGTCGAGTCGGAAGAACTTTCGCAACGTCTCAGGAAAGCCGTCTCATTGGCGAGAAAACTGACTCAGAGTCACCCAACCATCCCGCGTTACCGCGCGGCCCTGGGAAAGTCTCTTCAAACACTGGGTGACGTCATGAGCCGAACGGATCGAGTCGCCGCCAATGAATCGCTGTCGCAATCCGTCAGAATCTATCGGTCACTCGTCACCCAATTTTCAGACATCCCCGTCTACCACCTGATGTTCGCCTTTTCGCTCAAAGATCACGGCGAGAACTTGATCGAAATGGAACAGCTCTCCGAAGCCCAAGTGGTGATCCAGGAAGCGATCGAACAACAACGTCGCTACATCGAGTTCCGTCCCAACTCTCCTTTCAGCCGCCGAATGCTGCGAAGGCTCGAATCACTGATGGCCAAAGCTAACGCGCCAACTTAG
- a CDS encoding sigma-70 family RNA polymerase sigma factor, protein MSHDGLNDSLILRLGCGDEHAFVELFTQNRSRLKRMIEFRLDRRLRGREDASDILQEVYIDAHQRIRHYLKRPDLSFYIWLRQLTAQRLIDVHRRHVATDMRSVNHEVALNRFDPTATSASIAFQLAARLASPSQLAMKAELHDQIQLAIEAMDPLDREILALRHFEELRNNEVAEVLDLKPAAASNRYVRALARLGEILDSIPGLADED, encoded by the coding sequence ATGTCCCACGATGGCCTCAACGATTCACTCATTCTGCGACTCGGCTGCGGAGACGAGCACGCATTTGTTGAATTGTTCACCCAGAACCGGAGTCGATTAAAGCGTATGATCGAGTTCCGCCTGGACCGGCGGTTGCGGGGGCGAGAGGACGCGTCGGATATCCTGCAGGAGGTTTACATCGATGCCCACCAACGGATTCGCCACTACCTAAAAAGACCCGATCTATCGTTTTACATTTGGCTGCGACAGCTCACGGCCCAGCGTTTGATTGATGTCCACCGCAGACACGTCGCGACCGACATGAGAAGCGTCAACCACGAGGTGGCACTGAACCGATTCGATCCGACGGCGACATCCGCATCAATCGCGTTTCAACTTGCCGCGCGACTGGCCTCGCCGAGTCAACTGGCGATGAAAGCCGAGTTGCACGACCAGATTCAACTGGCCATCGAAGCAATGGACCCTCTGGACCGTGAGATCCTTGCATTAAGACATTTCGAAGAACTACGAAACAACGAAGTCGCTGAAGTATTGGATTTGAAACCAGCCGCAGCAAGTAATCGATACGTGCGGGCACTCGCTCGCCTGGGTGAAATCCTTGACTCCATTCCTGGACTCGCCGATGAAGACTGA
- a CDS encoding LysR family transcriptional regulator — protein MDMDQFRHFQCVAELKNFTRAAERLHLSQPALSRSIQRLEDELGQPLFERKPRSVDLTDAGLLFQKRVEQILLIFEDAKSEICDDGQSGRIRIGAIPTVAPFFLPGLLRQFADAYPKASVIVQEDITDQLLHRIKQGELDVAIMALPVPARYVEIEELFTEELSLVLPLDHPLANKKQIRLSDIEHYPFVLLDEAHCLSDNITSFCRQGSVHPVAVERTSQLAMVQELVSLSHGVSMIPAMAKKLDTSKRRVYRRLHGIKPTRTIVAVWNPYRFQSRLLTAFRENLLGYSKC, from the coding sequence ATGGACATGGATCAATTCAGGCACTTTCAGTGCGTCGCGGAACTGAAGAATTTCACCCGTGCCGCTGAACGCCTGCACCTTTCCCAGCCTGCGCTGAGTCGTTCCATTCAGCGACTGGAGGATGAGTTGGGGCAACCACTGTTCGAACGCAAGCCTCGATCGGTGGACTTGACCGACGCCGGCTTGCTGTTTCAAAAACGCGTCGAACAAATCCTCTTGATCTTTGAGGATGCCAAATCTGAGATCTGCGACGACGGACAGAGCGGCAGAATCAGAATCGGCGCGATCCCCACGGTCGCTCCTTTCTTTCTGCCAGGGCTGCTCCGTCAATTTGCCGATGCCTATCCCAAGGCTTCGGTGATTGTCCAAGAAGACATCACGGATCAACTCTTGCATCGAATCAAGCAGGGAGAACTGGACGTGGCCATCATGGCCTTGCCCGTGCCGGCCCGCTATGTGGAGATCGAAGAGCTGTTTACGGAGGAATTGAGTCTCGTGTTGCCCTTGGATCATCCGCTGGCCAACAAAAAACAGATCCGACTCAGTGACATTGAGCACTACCCGTTCGTTTTGCTAGACGAAGCACACTGTTTGTCGGACAATATCACATCGTTTTGCCGACAAGGATCCGTACATCCCGTCGCAGTGGAACGCACCAGTCAACTCGCAATGGTCCAAGAACTGGTGTCACTCTCGCACGGTGTGTCGATGATCCCTGCGATGGCAAAAAAGCTAGACACCAGCAAACGTCGCGTGTACCGACGACTTCATGGCATCAAGCCGACACGAACGATCGTCGCCGTTTGGAACCCCTATCGATTCCAAAGTCGCCTGCTGACCGCGTTCCGTGAAAACCTGCTCGGATACTCCAAGTGCTAG
- a CDS encoding RNA polymerase sigma factor yields the protein MIAPARPPHSSDIDTDLMLQASLDDDDAFVELYDKHRHRVVQMVNSMMWNSGQSEDLVQQVFLRAYRARKQFVPSAKFTTWLFTITRNTVLNSQRTLRRRPEPLLPSQSPTESFRLADLATSRDDEPLERISSRERKEWVRHAVSQLKTTQRSAVELVDLNGMSYREAAEEMGVTIASVKQLLSRGRVKLRQILMPLEN from the coding sequence ATGATCGCACCTGCTCGCCCCCCGCATTCCAGTGACATTGATACCGATCTGATGCTGCAGGCGAGCCTGGATGATGACGATGCGTTTGTGGAGTTGTACGACAAGCATCGCCACCGTGTGGTTCAGATGGTCAACAGCATGATGTGGAACAGTGGGCAGTCAGAGGATTTGGTGCAGCAGGTGTTTCTGAGGGCGTATCGTGCCAGAAAGCAGTTCGTGCCATCGGCGAAATTCACGACGTGGCTTTTCACCATCACCCGCAACACGGTTCTGAACTCGCAACGCACGCTTCGTCGGCGTCCAGAACCGCTGCTTCCCTCTCAAAGTCCGACCGAGTCTTTTCGGCTTGCTGATCTTGCTACATCGCGAGACGACGAGCCACTGGAGCGGATTTCGAGTCGCGAACGTAAGGAATGGGTCCGTCATGCGGTGAGCCAACTGAAAACGACTCAGCGAAGTGCCGTCGAGCTTGTCGACCTCAATGGCATGAGCTACCGAGAAGCCGCTGAGGAGATGGGCGTGACGATCGCATCTGTGAAGCAATTGTTAAGTCGGGGGCGGGTCAAGTTGCGTCAGATTTTGATGCCCTTGGAAAACTAG
- a CDS encoding SdrD B-like domain-containing protein, which yields MKSWLPNRSLSRSKTRRPSSRAKRQRLTRTLRLQRFESRMMLAGDVVFMEDFESGDGGFTVDNTGGSILGQWHHSIGRSRDGLPGHSPTHAFYYGQFETVLGGGRYPVFTDHQGTLTSPEIELGCGVNTLSFSYLLDTRDPLDQDFAEVRIIDVSSGTKTLIMSRAGGEIIEGDYRWHQATADISQWEGKTIQVEFLFDTGDAEPIDPEGWYIDDILVTNEPHDGFVDGVVFEDINGNGVRDTAEPGLSGWEIRAYRDANGDGKLDQSEFDAGPAVSDFTSNGLTDKDADGNPDAVGFYRIDVPAGEYIVVEGLLNGWQQSLPGQVVLDNVVSGSTAVGELGYAVVIECDQATQGFDFGNFETIDVSGRKFEDADANGLFDLNAGDSALPGWQIHAYQDNGTTVGALDPGDTLVTTVTTDSNGEYRFDLVPGDYLIVEEQRSGWRQSTPTTDVGGNTVGHASDGFSLAVRSGDSLTDVDFGNYVTGSIHVFKFNDLNADGVHTSNEPGWAGITISLMGVDGLGNTLPTITATTDASGNVDFTDLIPGVYSVTEILPSMNLASTPVNVTGIVVSSRQEWVAVANQAALPADSLKRESILDADLDGVSDLAFGNYLRGSIHGQKFNDINANGIKDIDEPGVNGVSFSLSGIDSQGNAILPVRTTVSMDMDLDGDGSIDPLTERGLFWFADLDPGTYTVTETVPNNSVATTGSSVGGIVLTSGVEFVAAAGQAMLAANSAKQEQVLDRDNDGVADLAFGNALKSSIVGHKFEDLDGDGIEDLGEPRLNGFVVELLVETNGVFVIATDSNGNARRTVTADRDLNGDSTIDPVTERGLYWFDGLSEGIYRVREVLTATQVDRSWRQSTASAGDISLPLGAAVVAISGQSIGGQQETVLADLAIGNYVLGSLHGQVYNDINGNGVQDPGETGLDGVTITLSGIDGKGVAIGSRSFVTTSMDLNGDGSIDSLTERGLYGFTDLAPGTYTLTEVVPAGSSLTTPNPVVDVSVSSRMEWVSGVGQAMLGSGAAKVEMVLDRDTDGVPDLNFGNAGNLDFGDAPSPSFPTLLASDGARHAIVPGFHLGALIDAEPDGQPTAAADGDDNAGVDDEDGVVFANQILAGFTSEVTVTLANDDPDNRDALLNAWIDFNGDGAWDSGEQIFTDLALTAGAQTLTFNVPLSATLNEPLVTRFRLSSTGGLPSDGSGFAIDGEVEDHTVTIRGFDFGDALRIDGGTPTYPTLLADDGARHIIQPGFYLGSDTEPDAESDGQPTVLSNGDDADGTDDEDGVVLRTAAVQGQSNEIDVLVPSTFGQGFLDAWIDYNLDGDWDDPGEQIFSSQSLSYDGSTGLNILSFTTPLLADVLQDFVAPARFRVSRAGGLSPGGLAMDGEVEDHLITITAQDPAFDGGDAPTAAQSGFAKSYPTLISNDGAFHQILEGLHLGNAVDDDGFTGLPTSMADGDDVSEADDEDGVVIPELTVDIGNVAVVSVPQTTLDLGGRLDAWIDLNRDGDWDDAGERLTPAGGQLLTTLTTEINLPAVATAGNRYARFRLSLTGGLSPGGSLINIDPVTSEGDNIPGEVEDYLVRVVSSPSEAPITKRRFIVSSLENDSTPATTSATTQASSTVPMTSRSGTVVAAATTNANVTPDSHDAVFAELGQPTVSSRRLMLTSSR from the coding sequence ATGAAATCCTGGTTGCCGAATCGTTCCCTGTCGCGATCAAAGACTCGCAGGCCGTCCAGCCGCGCGAAGCGCCAGCGATTGACTCGGACACTGCGTTTGCAGCGATTCGAATCCCGCATGATGTTGGCCGGCGATGTCGTCTTCATGGAAGACTTTGAATCGGGCGACGGCGGATTCACCGTGGACAACACCGGTGGTTCCATTTTGGGGCAGTGGCATCATTCGATCGGTCGCAGTCGTGATGGCTTGCCCGGACACTCTCCCACCCACGCGTTTTACTATGGACAGTTTGAAACGGTATTGGGCGGCGGACGATATCCGGTTTTTACGGATCATCAAGGTACGCTGACATCGCCTGAAATTGAACTTGGTTGTGGCGTCAACACGCTTAGTTTTAGCTATCTGCTCGACACAAGAGATCCGCTGGATCAGGACTTTGCCGAGGTCCGAATCATTGATGTCTCAAGCGGCACCAAGACCTTGATAATGTCTCGAGCGGGAGGCGAGATAATCGAAGGTGACTACCGTTGGCACCAAGCGACCGCTGATATCAGCCAGTGGGAAGGCAAGACGATTCAAGTTGAGTTTCTGTTTGACACCGGAGACGCCGAACCGATAGATCCAGAGGGTTGGTACATCGATGACATTCTGGTCACGAACGAACCGCATGATGGATTCGTTGACGGAGTTGTGTTCGAGGACATCAACGGCAACGGCGTGCGCGACACCGCTGAACCGGGGCTATCCGGATGGGAGATTCGTGCTTATCGCGATGCAAACGGTGACGGAAAACTGGACCAATCGGAGTTCGATGCTGGACCGGCCGTTTCCGACTTCACCAGCAATGGTCTCACCGATAAAGATGCTGACGGAAATCCAGACGCAGTGGGTTTCTATCGCATCGATGTTCCCGCAGGTGAGTACATTGTCGTCGAAGGTTTACTCAATGGTTGGCAGCAGTCTTTGCCGGGGCAAGTGGTTCTCGACAACGTTGTTTCGGGATCGACGGCGGTCGGAGAGTTGGGCTACGCGGTCGTGATCGAATGTGACCAAGCCACGCAAGGGTTCGACTTCGGCAATTTTGAAACCATCGACGTTTCGGGCCGAAAGTTCGAAGACGCCGATGCGAACGGATTGTTTGACCTTAACGCAGGCGATTCGGCTTTGCCAGGTTGGCAAATCCATGCCTACCAGGACAACGGAACGACAGTCGGAGCGTTGGACCCAGGCGACACACTCGTCACGACCGTGACGACCGATTCCAACGGCGAGTATCGTTTCGACTTGGTGCCGGGCGATTATTTGATCGTCGAAGAACAGCGGAGTGGTTGGCGGCAATCAACACCGACCACGGACGTGGGTGGCAATACCGTCGGTCACGCGTCTGATGGATTCTCGTTGGCAGTGCGCTCGGGTGACTCGCTGACCGACGTCGACTTCGGCAACTACGTGACCGGGTCGATCCATGTGTTCAAGTTCAACGACTTGAACGCGGATGGGGTCCACACGAGCAACGAGCCAGGTTGGGCAGGGATCACGATTTCGTTGATGGGCGTCGATGGTTTGGGAAACACATTACCAACGATCACGGCAACCACGGACGCATCGGGAAACGTTGACTTCACCGACTTGATCCCCGGCGTGTATTCGGTCACCGAGATCCTGCCGTCCATGAACCTCGCTTCGACGCCCGTGAACGTGACGGGTATCGTCGTCAGCAGCAGGCAAGAATGGGTTGCAGTGGCCAACCAAGCCGCCTTGCCTGCGGACTCGCTAAAACGCGAATCGATCTTGGACGCCGATTTGGATGGTGTTTCGGATCTTGCGTTTGGCAACTACCTCCGCGGTTCGATTCACGGTCAGAAATTCAACGACATCAACGCCAACGGGATCAAGGACATCGATGAGCCGGGCGTGAACGGAGTCAGTTTTTCGCTTTCGGGGATCGATTCACAGGGCAACGCGATCTTGCCTGTTCGCACCACAGTGTCGATGGACATGGACTTGGACGGCGACGGTTCGATCGATCCGTTGACCGAGCGGGGTTTGTTCTGGTTTGCCGATTTGGACCCGGGGACGTACACCGTCACGGAAACCGTTCCCAACAACAGTGTGGCCACGACGGGGAGTTCCGTTGGCGGGATTGTGCTGACCAGCGGTGTCGAGTTCGTAGCCGCTGCAGGTCAAGCGATGTTGGCGGCGAATTCTGCAAAGCAAGAGCAGGTTCTTGATCGCGACAACGACGGGGTAGCGGATCTCGCGTTTGGAAATGCACTCAAGAGTTCCATCGTCGGGCACAAGTTCGAGGACTTGGACGGCGATGGGATCGAAGACCTTGGCGAGCCTCGGTTGAACGGTTTTGTGGTCGAACTGCTGGTGGAAACCAATGGCGTCTTCGTCATTGCCACCGACAGCAATGGCAATGCGCGTCGAACGGTCACCGCCGATCGTGATCTCAATGGCGACTCGACGATCGATCCAGTGACCGAGCGAGGGCTTTATTGGTTTGACGGGCTGAGCGAAGGAATCTATCGGGTGCGAGAGGTTCTGACGGCGACTCAAGTCGACCGAAGCTGGCGGCAATCGACGGCGTCGGCTGGCGACATCTCGCTGCCCCTTGGTGCGGCCGTGGTTGCGATTTCAGGGCAATCGATCGGCGGGCAGCAAGAAACTGTCCTAGCAGACTTGGCCATCGGCAATTACGTGCTCGGCTCGCTGCACGGTCAAGTCTACAACGACATCAACGGCAACGGTGTCCAAGATCCTGGCGAGACGGGACTCGACGGCGTGACAATCACGCTGTCGGGGATAGATGGCAAGGGCGTTGCGATTGGGAGCCGGTCATTTGTCACCACCAGCATGGACCTGAACGGCGATGGTTCGATCGACTCACTGACAGAGAGAGGCCTGTACGGTTTCACCGATTTGGCCCCTGGCACGTACACCTTGACGGAAGTGGTTCCCGCGGGCAGCTCTTTGACGACGCCGAATCCCGTGGTCGATGTCTCCGTTTCTAGTCGAATGGAGTGGGTTTCCGGCGTCGGGCAAGCGATGTTGGGCAGCGGTGCGGCGAAGGTGGAGATGGTCTTGGACCGCGACACCGATGGTGTGCCCGATTTGAATTTCGGCAACGCGGGCAATCTGGATTTCGGTGATGCACCTAGTCCGTCCTTCCCAACGTTGCTCGCCAGTGATGGTGCACGTCATGCGATCGTGCCGGGTTTTCATCTCGGTGCGTTGATTGATGCGGAACCTGATGGGCAGCCGACCGCCGCTGCGGATGGCGACGATAACGCTGGTGTCGACGACGAAGACGGAGTGGTGTTTGCCAATCAAATCCTTGCCGGATTCACCAGCGAAGTCACGGTGACCTTGGCGAATGATGACCCAGATAACCGAGACGCGTTACTCAACGCTTGGATCGATTTCAACGGCGATGGTGCGTGGGATTCCGGCGAGCAGATTTTCACCGACTTGGCGTTGACTGCGGGCGCACAGACATTGACGTTCAATGTCCCGCTGTCGGCGACGTTGAACGAGCCGCTCGTGACGCGATTCCGATTGAGTTCGACGGGCGGACTACCAAGTGACGGCAGCGGCTTCGCCATCGATGGCGAGGTGGAGGACCACACCGTCACGATCCGGGGATTTGATTTCGGTGATGCCTTACGAATCGATGGAGGTACGCCTACTTATCCGACATTGTTAGCGGACGATGGTGCTCGCCACATCATCCAGCCGGGGTTCTATCTCGGCAGCGATACGGAACCCGACGCGGAGAGCGATGGCCAGCCAACGGTTCTGTCCAATGGTGATGATGCCGACGGGACTGACGACGAAGACGGGGTGGTGCTGCGAACCGCTGCGGTTCAAGGACAAAGCAACGAGATCGATGTTCTGGTTCCGTCGACCTTTGGACAAGGGTTTCTCGATGCGTGGATCGACTACAACTTGGACGGTGACTGGGATGATCCTGGGGAGCAGATATTCTCAAGCCAGTCGCTGTCCTACGACGGATCGACGGGACTGAATATTTTATCATTCACGACACCGCTGCTGGCTGATGTGCTGCAAGACTTTGTAGCGCCCGCCAGATTCCGAGTCAGTCGTGCGGGGGGCTTAAGTCCTGGAGGTCTTGCGATGGACGGTGAAGTCGAGGATCACTTGATCACCATCACGGCACAAGACCCGGCCTTTGACGGTGGAGATGCCCCGACGGCGGCGCAGTCAGGCTTTGCAAAGAGTTACCCGACGCTGATCAGCAATGATGGGGCGTTTCATCAGATCTTGGAAGGGTTGCATTTAGGCAATGCGGTTGACGATGACGGTTTCACGGGTTTGCCCACGTCGATGGCCGATGGGGACGACGTCAGTGAAGCAGATGATGAAGACGGTGTCGTGATTCCAGAGTTGACCGTCGATATCGGTAATGTTGCCGTCGTGTCGGTACCGCAAACCACCCTGGATCTAGGCGGACGATTAGATGCCTGGATCGATTTGAACCGAGATGGCGATTGGGACGATGCCGGAGAAAGACTGACACCGGCGGGTGGTCAACTGCTGACGACGCTGACCACTGAAATCAATTTGCCGGCTGTCGCAACAGCAGGAAACAGGTACGCAAGATTTCGACTCAGTTTGACCGGCGGCCTTTCTCCCGGTGGCAGCTTGATCAATATCGACCCCGTCACCAGCGAAGGTGATAACATCCCTGGCGAAGTCGAAGACTACTTGGTTCGTGTCGTTTCATCGCCGTCCGAGGCTCCCATCACGAAACGTCGCTTCATCGTCTCATCGTTGGAAAATGATTCAACGCCTGCAACCACATCTGCAACCACGCAAGCATCGTCCACTGTCCCCATGACCTCGCGATCGGGAACGGTGGTTGCGGCGGCGACAACCAATGCCAATGTCACGCCGGACAGCCATGATGCGGTGTTCGCGGAATTGGGGCAGCCGACTGTTTCTTCGCGACGACTGATGCTGACCTCCAGTCGCTAG
- a CDS encoding Gfo/Idh/MocA family protein, whose protein sequence is MTKPFTAAVVGTGFIGPVHVEALLRAGVNVAGIVGSTPEKSQQAARSLGLDKGYASLDEVLADESVDVVHLATPNRLHFEQATAVLKAGKHVMCEKPLAMNSDESAQLVKLAAESGLVAGVAYNIRFYPLCHESRERIASTDFGETLHVTGSYVQDWLLKPTDFNWRVVAADGGELRAVADIGTHWLDLIQFITGQHVVAVCADLQTVYPTRHRPVGGVKTFSGEADRGETEPIEITTEDAAAILLKFANGARGSLSVSQVTAGRKNCLRFEIAGAQQSISFNSEQPNQLWIGHRDRPNETLIRDPGTMSASAAAIANYPGGHNEGFPDTFKQLFRTFYGYIESGDQTSACPFPTFADGHREILLCEAILTSHREQRWAQVEEAGS, encoded by the coding sequence ATGACGAAACCATTCACGGCCGCCGTTGTCGGCACGGGGTTCATCGGCCCGGTGCATGTCGAAGCCTTGTTGCGTGCCGGGGTCAACGTTGCCGGCATCGTCGGCTCGACGCCCGAAAAATCTCAACAGGCAGCACGATCCCTGGGATTGGACAAAGGTTACGCGTCGCTGGATGAGGTTCTCGCTGATGAATCGGTCGACGTGGTGCATCTGGCCACGCCCAATCGCTTGCACTTTGAACAAGCGACAGCCGTGCTGAAGGCTGGCAAGCACGTGATGTGCGAGAAACCGCTGGCAATGAATTCCGACGAGTCTGCACAACTCGTGAAGCTGGCTGCGGAATCGGGATTGGTCGCCGGAGTAGCCTACAACATTCGCTTTTATCCGCTTTGTCACGAATCACGTGAACGCATTGCATCGACTGATTTTGGCGAAACGTTGCACGTGACCGGCAGCTACGTCCAAGACTGGCTGCTCAAACCGACCGATTTCAATTGGCGAGTGGTTGCGGCGGATGGCGGTGAACTACGCGCGGTTGCCGACATCGGAACGCACTGGCTGGACTTGATTCAGTTCATCACCGGCCAGCACGTCGTTGCCGTCTGCGCGGATTTGCAGACGGTCTATCCGACCAGGCATCGGCCGGTCGGCGGAGTGAAAACGTTTTCCGGCGAGGCGGACCGAGGCGAAACGGAACCGATTGAAATCACGACGGAAGACGCAGCAGCGATTCTGCTGAAATTCGCCAACGGTGCCCGTGGCTCTCTGTCGGTTTCCCAAGTCACTGCGGGGCGCAAAAACTGTTTGAGATTCGAAATCGCCGGGGCGCAGCAATCGATTTCGTTCAACAGTGAACAACCCAATCAGCTTTGGATCGGCCACCGCGATCGACCCAATGAAACACTCATTCGTGATCCCGGAACAATGTCCGCGTCCGCCGCAGCGATCGCGAATTACCCAGGCGGGCATAACGAAGGTTTTCCGGACACGTTCAAGCAACTGTTTCGAACCTTTTACGGATACATCGAATCGGGTGATCAAACGTCGGCGTGTCCATTTCCAACGTTTGCCGACGGGCATCGCGAAATCTTGCTTTGCGAAGCGATCCTGACAAGTCACCGGGAACAGCGTTGGGCACAAGTAGAGGAGGCTGGATCATGA